In a genomic window of Helianthus annuus cultivar XRQ/B chromosome 10, HanXRQr2.0-SUNRISE, whole genome shotgun sequence:
- the LOC110885732 gene encoding PTI1-like tyrosine-protein kinase At3g15890, with the protein MDFRSRFCCFGGFDRKQNKKKESTWRIFSLKELHSATNNFNYDNKLGEGGFGSVYWGQLWDGSQIAVKRLKVYSNKAEMEFAVEVEILARVRHKNLLSLRGYCAEGQERLIVYDYMPNLSLLSHLHGQHSAECLLDWNRRMNIAIGSAEGILYLHHHATPHIIHRDIKASNVLLDADFKAQVADFGFAKLIPDGATHVTTRVKGTLGYLAPEYAMLGKASESCDVYSFGILLLELASGKKPIEKLNAATRRSITEWALPLACQRKFSDIADPKLNGDYSVEELKRVVLVGLVCARNQPEKRPTILEVVDLLKGESKEKLAALENDEMFCATHAADYNDGVSVADDSSDFVSEERERKQETGNVVT; encoded by the exons ATGGATTTTCGCTCGAGGTTTTGTTGTTTTGGAGGATTCGATCG GAAACAGAACAAGAAGAAAGAGTCAACATGGAGGATATTCTCATTGAAAGAATTGCATTCTGCTACAAACAATTTTAATTATGATAACAAGCTTGGTGAAGGTGGATTTGGGAGTGTTTATTGGGGACAGCTTTGGGATGGATCTCAA ATTGCAGTGAAGAGATTGAAGGTGTATAGTAACAAAGCGGAGATGGAATTTGCGGTAGAAGTTGAAATTCTTGCACGCGTTAGACACAAAAATTTACTTAGTTTGCGTGGATATTGCGCGGAAGGTCAAGAACGTTTGATTGTGTATGATTACATGCCGAATCTTAGTTTACTCTCGCATCTTCATGGTCAACACTCGGCTGAATGTCTTCTCGATTGGAATCGGAGAATGAATATTGCTATTGGATCTGCCGAAGGAATTCT ATATCTTCATCACCATGCCACACCACACATAATCCACAGAGATATCAAAGCGAGCAACGTCTTACTAGACGCAGATTTCAAAGCGCAAGTGGCTGATTTCGGGTTTGCAAAGCTAATCCCAGATGGTGCAACACATGTGACCACTAGAGTCAAGGGCACACTCGGGTATCTAGCACCCGAATACGCAATGCTAGGAAAAGCATCCGAGAGTTGTGATGTTTACAGTTTCGGCATTCTTTTGCTCGAGTTAGCTAGTGGCAAAAAACCAATTGAGAAACTAAATGCAGCCACAAGAAGGTCAATCACAGAATGGGCTCTACCATTGGCATGTCAAAGAAAGTTTAGTGACATTGCAGACCCGAAACTGAATGGGGATTACTCGGTTGAAGAACTTAAACGGGTGGTTCTCGTTGGGCTTGTTTGTGCGCGTAATCAACCGGAGAAAAGACCAACAATTCTTGAAGTGGTTGACTTGTTAAAGGGGGAGTCAAAGGAGAAACTTGCTGCTTTGGAGAATGATGAAATGTTCTGTGCTACacatgctgctgattataatgatgGTGTATCGGTTGCTGATGATAGTTCGGATTTTGTTTCGGAGGAGAGGGAACGAAAACAAGAAACTGGAAATGTGGTGACATAG